The genomic DNA tggttatttaacataccaaaagttaacttagatgtgaaccacccctttaaccacacTACACTTGCACCTGCAACTCCAGTGTAAATATCATTTGTATTTAATCTTTTTCTATTGAAAACTGTCTACACCTTATTACAGTCCTTTTTAACTGTTATGAAAAAATGAGACCCTTCATtgacttttaatttaaatacaagcATTCAGTATAATTTAGTCTTTTTGTAACTGCCAAATGCTGAGTTGTGTGTGAGTTAGCCTTTATAGCGTGTGTCTTTAGTCTGCAGTGATGAACTTACACACAACTTGAAAGGCTTCACTGTGATGAATGAGGCAGAAAGATATGATGCAGTCCAACACTGCCGCTATGTGGATGAGGTGGTAAGGAATGCACCATGGACACTTACCCCTGAATTCCTGGTGAAACACAGGGTAAGTTATGTTAAGATTTGAGGCTTGCAGACTGGCAGTTTGTCAGTATTaggtttaaaggcaaactaacccCTCCCCTACCATAAGCCCCCCTTAACTTGCAGACATTGCCCCACTCTCCCTccctgccaggcccggactgacaatgtaaatgcccgaggggccgcattatattttgtttaattgggcCGCTCCTGAGTGATAACTCACCTTTCACTGCATCCGGTGGGCTCTAGGACCCAGCTCCTCTGTACTAGCTCCCACTATGACTCCgtccctcccactcctctctgctgCCGTGCACGAGTGTAAGCTGGATGCACAGGGCCTCTCAGTCCCCTCTCTGTTCCGCCCGCATCAGCTCAGTAAGTATAGACAGGCTGCAGCACACACACTATTGTAGAGCAGCAGCCAGCAGATCCACGTCTGCCCAGTAGTTACTGAGGCTGTGGACAGGTGTGGATAATATTGTTTCTGCTGACTGCTGGCCTGCCTGTGCTGAGCCTGAAGCCGTGAATGTAATGCTCCCTGCCACAGTAAAATGCAattatccatttttttgttttgcaatgtgcaaacaaaacaattgaaaaaaaaataggattaaaAGGAGGAGaggctgatttaataaaaaataaaggggcaaaattTATAGGAGTGAACATGGGGAAGCAGAATAAAGGAGAGAATGAAAGGAGAGAaagctagaataaaaaaaagctaaatggtgAAGGGTTATGagtgagaatttgaaaaaaaaaataaagcagaaaggatccatcctcttttctttctgtatttcttGTGACAGTGGGCTGTCATAGTATGAAATAGTTGGTGGCCACTATGTTCCATGAAATGTTGGGGGCTAATGGAACAAGGAAGAGAGAGATACATTACAAAGGCAGGGTTACAGCAACAGTTAGCAGGAGAGAAGCAGAGACATGCACTGGAGTCCCTGTGGTATGTCAGTTGGCAACTCTAGAactgctgcaggctgagttatacagggaactctgagtatcactcatgtattataaggataatgtacccccttactgtaaatgatcaggatattagaagtcactgagtggttgttctgtgaccatataaaggcacaaggctgcaggctgagttatacagggaactctgagtatcactcatgtattataaggataatgtacccccttacaGTAAatgatcaggatattagaagtcactgaggggttgttctgtgaccatataaaggcacaagacagcagactgagttatacagggaactctgagtatcactcatgtattataagggataatgtaccccctactgtaaatgataagcaaacataaatttaaatgcccattggtatgtatcttataggatgcattattagttctcctttagtgcaagcccagaaactaaaatgtactccttttgtttttgtttgacttataatataaaaatatatatatgtatatatctatctataaaataTGCTATGTGTAAATAAAAGACCAGCATGCATTTTGtttgtgggctgctttgatttttttttgccagggctgcttttaactTACAGTCCGGCCCTGCTCCCTGCGATGTACATttgtgaagaaaaataaaaaaaaaccctttaaaaaattctCCCCCTTAAATGGAgagaagcgcagcggagctcccaGCCACCATCTTGCAGATTTATTGTGTAGTCTTCTCAACGGCAATTTGCAAatgcgcagttgaagccgattccttGTCTTtgcccaactgcgcatgcgcggcaGGCTTCCTGACGGCGAAGAGACCCCAAGACTACACAAAGATCCACAAGATGGCGTCCAGGAGCTCCGCcacgcttctctgcatttaagggtatgaatttttaaaagggttttttttttgtttgtttttttttttaaactaaagcaCATCGTGGAGAGGGGAGACCGCACACCCTgaaagcagtttatttatatattatttctatatcTGACTTTAGTAAGCAGGATATTGTTATATTTTGTCACATATTGACAgcttttgcaatttaaataacACTTTCCTTTCTCTCCAGATTGATTTTGTAGCACATGATGATATCCCATACTCTTCTGCGGGAAGCGATGATGTTTATAAGCACATAAAAGATGCAGGTGAGCATGAATTCTTACAACTTTTGTTCTATATAGTCAGTGTTGTAGGAAGTTCAAAACAAAGCCTTTtagagcattttttattttaatttcttgtgCTTCTTCTGCTTTTCTACTATAACTGTCAAGGATATAGGAACTAGTTTTTATGTCCTTGTTGATCATCTGagagaaataaatgtattatacacTTATGTATTCTCTGATCTGGCACAATTTATCTTTGTCCTGGTAACTATTCTGCATTCTATCCTACTTTAAAATACTTGTTATGCTTGATAAGGAAATACAAGTATGaaatattaatccttattttggGTGCACTTATAACCCTTGAGGTAAACTACTTTTTGTTTTGGCACGGGCGCTATAAATATCAGTTCAGTGTCCGTTCTCGTATAAATTGTAGTTCATTGTACTCTGTATGTACCACAAATCCATTTCTGACTACTCTGCATGGCCATGTGTGCATGAACCCTAAGGCTAGGGGATTTGGACTTACAATTGCAGATTCTCTACAGGCACAGAATCCACAGCCTTGCTGCTCCCCTTGTCTTTTGAACTGCGGGCGGATTTCTGTGCGAAATGCAAAAAGTtgtgttttggtgccaaaatcgACGGCATCTGTATGCACCCAAGCGGATacaatgcttccaggtgcaggcagagcaggagcagaGAGGCAGTGGGGAGACAGATTCTCAGTCTGCAGAGAAACATAGTTaactggccctagcctaaaactATCCAGTTAACCATTTAGTCTCTTGCGTGTTTGAAATAAAATCATTGGTCAGCCATTACAAACAAACCAGGCAATTTGATGACCTGCGTGTTTTTGGACCCTTATATATTATTTGCGGTTAACTAGGACTATGAATGTGAGAAACAAAGTCAAGATGGGGTGGATCCGCTTTTTTCCGTTTTAAGTTTATTAAACTGTACAGTTGCTTAAAATGTATGGAAGTAcatacaaatgcaatttttggttGCAAAATAAATGTCTATATTTGTTTTCTCACCACTCCAGGGATGTTTGCTCCCACACAGCGGACAGAAGGAATCTCCACCTCTGACATTATCACAAGAATTGTGAGGGATTATGATGTTTACGTACGTCGCAATTTACAGCGTGGATATACTGCCAAAGAGCTTAAtgtcagctttataaatgtgagTTCCCAGTCTATATCGATGTTTTATCCATGTATATCTTGTAGCACTAACTACCTACAACCgggattcctttttttttttttttttttaaactttttttcttttccaaaatgGACCTAGATTAAACATGGGAGAAACGTTTGTGACACATGAATTTGTATAGAAAAAATTCCCTACCTTCTTTTATGTACTATTACAGGATAAAATCTTATTGTACCTTATTACATTGGATCATTGTGACCCCTTTCCCCATTAACACCCATTAACCTGCCCTGTTGTGTTGGTTTTAGGAGAAACGCTTTAATCTGCAAGAACGCGTGGATAAAGTGAAGAAGAAGGTTAAAGATGTGGAGGAGAAGTCCAAAGAATTTGTGCAGAAGGTGGAAGAGAAGAGTATTGATATGATTCAAAAGTGGGAGGAAAAATCACGAGAGTTCATTGGAAACTTTTTAGAGATGTTTGGGCCAGAGGGAGCTTTGGTAAGGATATTGCCTTATGTATTTTAAGTCACAGAGAATGTTCTATTAAAGATTCTTACAATGACTCGCATAAGTATCACAAGCACAAGAGAAAATGAGCTTTGCTTATAAACCATCTAAAGGTTCCCTTTCTGCATCAAAgataatctttaaaggagaactaaagcttaaataaagaagtaggccataaatgttgtacagtacattatgagttgggcttctataccagcccaggGACACCACagtcctttaacagtaaagatctttgtctccaaaatgccccagtagctccccatctttttttatgCTAATTCACTGcttatgctgctgtcacttactgagcttagggtccacacactgtatattatatagatgTCACTGTATACGGCTGACaagtaattcagattattggtagaCAGCAGCTCAGAAATCCTTACAATTATCATCAgaattattaatcagccctgcagcatcatcttatatgacaggcaaacttaATATTCTGCCTGATAATTTGGTACAACCCCTGAGTTTAGCATCTCACcggctgcccagagcccactgagcatgtgcatgtcacagacactcctaacaagatccaagatgggatATTCTTGTGGCAATTTTAAATCATTACTACTCTAGAGAGGCTGgatcaataagttcagtttataaaatacgCCATTTCTaactgttcatttttagggtctaGTTTTCTTTCAAAATGTTGCTTAATACAGATGACTACATtttctatgtatatttttatttgtttagccttga from Xenopus laevis strain J_2021 chromosome 5S, Xenopus_laevis_v10.1, whole genome shotgun sequence includes the following:
- the pcyt1b.S gene encoding choline phosphate cytidylyltransferase 1 alpha produces the protein MEAQSITKSVSRKRRKDDMGPNGTTDEDPVPIKVPRHTMGVREPAPFSDELKVDRSKPYRRVSMEEAKIGTPLERPVRVYADGIFDLFHSGHARALMQAKTLFPNTHLIVGVCSDELTHNLKGFTVMNEAERYDAVQHCRYVDEVVRNAPWTLTPEFLVKHRIDFVAHDDIPYSSAGSDDVYKHIKDAGMFAPTQRTEGISTSDIITRIVRDYDVYVRRNLQRGYTAKELNVSFINEKRFNLQERVDKVKKKVKDVEEKSKEFVQKVEEKSIDMIQKWEEKSREFIGNFLEMFGPEGALKHMLKEGKGRMLQAISPKQSPSSSPTRERSPSPSFRWPFSKISPPASPGRHSRPTAATYDISEDEED